In one Zobellia galactanivorans genomic region, the following are encoded:
- the ubiE gene encoding bifunctional demethylmenaquinone methyltransferase/2-methoxy-6-polyprenyl-1,4-benzoquinol methylase UbiE has translation MDKKVTPYKDSELGKKDQVTQMFDNISENYDGLNRVISFGIDIKWRKRVVAILTAKKPNNILDIATGTGDLAINLVETGAEKIVGLDISPGMLEVGKKKIAQKNLDQKIDMVIGDSENLPFEDNSFDAVTVAFGVRNFETLEKGLAEIHRVLAPKGTFVVLETSVPTKTPFKQGYNTYTKYMLPAIGKLFSKDKAAYSYLSESASVFPHGDAFNNILRKIGFIEVENRPQTFGVASIYVATKK, from the coding sequence ATGGACAAAAAGGTTACTCCTTACAAAGATTCCGAGCTTGGAAAGAAAGACCAAGTTACGCAAATGTTCGATAACATATCAGAAAATTACGATGGCCTGAACCGTGTCATTTCCTTCGGTATAGACATCAAATGGCGCAAAAGGGTGGTGGCCATTTTGACCGCGAAGAAACCTAATAATATATTGGACATTGCCACAGGCACAGGAGACCTCGCCATTAACCTGGTGGAAACCGGCGCCGAAAAAATTGTAGGCCTTGACATATCTCCTGGAATGTTAGAGGTCGGCAAAAAGAAAATAGCCCAAAAAAACCTGGACCAAAAAATAGACATGGTCATCGGCGACAGCGAAAACCTGCCTTTTGAAGACAATAGTTTCGATGCCGTAACCGTAGCCTTTGGTGTTCGGAATTTTGAAACCTTGGAAAAAGGCCTCGCCGAAATACACAGGGTATTGGCCCCGAAAGGCACCTTTGTGGTCTTAGAAACCTCGGTACCGACCAAAACCCCGTTTAAACAGGGATATAATACGTATACCAAATATATGTTGCCCGCCATTGGCAAACTCTTTTCCAAAGACAAAGCAGCCTATTCTTACCTGAGCGAATCGGCATCTGTTTTCCCACATGGTGATGCCTTCAACAATATTTTACGCAAAATCGGGTTTATAGAGGTAGAGAACAGGCCCCAAACATTTGGGGTTGCATCGATTTACGTTGCCACAAAAAAATGA
- the porT gene encoding type IX secretion/gliding motility protein PorT/SprT, translated as MKRFFLVLGGILFLSLPANAQFNSNPVLNIENKDKKFLNYGYFLGFNQYGFKFEYKQDRGNQGTDIQVLESTGFNVGLIGELRLNEFLDVRLEPGLYYNARTLGFPGFAATDEGESDAITEVKSTYINFPVLLKIGTRRFGNFKPFLVAGPSASLNLGSNEKSLDDNSSGTFRMKKWTYNYELGFGIDFYLEYFKFTPSIRGVFGLTDELVRDKDPNSPWTGNIESMKTRGLFINFTFE; from the coding sequence ATGAAAAGATTTTTTTTGGTTCTGGGAGGTATCTTATTCCTATCCTTACCGGCGAACGCCCAATTCAATTCCAACCCGGTTCTAAATATCGAGAACAAGGATAAAAAATTCTTGAACTACGGCTATTTTTTGGGTTTCAACCAATACGGATTCAAATTTGAATACAAACAAGATCGGGGCAACCAAGGCACCGACATACAAGTCTTGGAGTCTACCGGATTTAACGTAGGCCTTATCGGCGAACTGCGCCTTAATGAATTTTTGGATGTAAGGCTAGAACCCGGACTATACTATAACGCAAGAACCTTGGGTTTTCCCGGATTTGCCGCAACTGACGAAGGAGAAAGCGACGCCATTACCGAAGTAAAATCGACTTACATCAATTTTCCCGTTCTTTTAAAGATCGGCACACGTCGTTTTGGCAATTTCAAACCTTTTCTAGTTGCCGGCCCATCGGCCTCACTCAACCTTGGAAGCAACGAAAAAAGTCTTGACGACAACAGCAGCGGAACCTTCCGTATGAAAAAATGGACTTACAACTACGAACTGGGCTTCGGTATAGATTTCTACCTCGAGTACTTTAAATTTACCCCATCCATACGCGGTGTCTTCGGCCTAACGGACGAACTGGTACGCGACAAGGACCCCAACAGTCCATGGACCGGAAATATCGAATCCATGAAAACACGCGGACTCTTTATCAACTTTACCTTTGAATAA